The Solanum pennellii chromosome 4, SPENNV200 genomic interval AACCCTTCTCTTCTCCACACTCTCTCTCGAAACCTACAAAATTCTCATCGTCCGATTACTCTAACTTTTTCCCTCATTCTCCGACGACAATCGTATTCTTTGAACCAAGGTTTCATTTCCTCTAGTAAGAATCCTAGTTACGCTGTGGCTAAATGTCTCTCTTCAATATCGTCTTCACCGCACACGGTCGATTGGGACACCGTTTCGTGCTCGGAGATCGCAGAAGCTGAGGAATTGTGTTTGGAGAgggaagaagatgatgatgatgctaGTGCTACAGCTGTTAAGCCGTATATTCCTGTTAGGGCATTCTTTTTCTCTACTAGGTTTGTCTCTATCTGTTTCTTTCATTTCGTTTTTGTtcaaaattggaaaatattGATTGGAAGTTTTTGCAGTGTGGATTTGAGGAGCTTAGTGGAACAGAACAAGCAGAATTTTATTCCACCTTCCTCTCGAATGAcaaattatgttgttttaagATTTGGGGATACTAAGAAGGCTGCCAGTGTGAGTGTGTCTTTTGTCTATCTTCTGCgcttttatttgtataattttgcTTACGGTTACATCCAGTGTATTTGCACAAGTAGTTTGGACATACATGATTATGAAGGTTACTTTGATGTTTTGAACCTTGTTTGGTTGATTTTATGGAAATGTATCTGTTAGAAGAGTAATGGAAGAAAAGGTTGAGAGAATGTTTGTTACTCTTTATACTTACACTCTGTGGTGTTTGTATTTGCATTTCTTCGTTCGCTATGTGTCTACTCACTTTTCTATCCAAGTCCAATTTGTTTTCACCCTCTACCTGTCACTCCTCTTCAGGTTGGTGAATAAAAATTATAGGGACCGAGTTTGTTATATATATGGCTAGTTCGGGTGCCGATAGAGGGATTTTGTGAATAATTCTACAGGCTGACCATTTGAAATTGCAATCTTTTAGACTATGTCTCCTAAGCTATCTTTTCCCTTGCAAAGTCACAGTCAATTATGTGTTTGATTCTCTTATAAAGCATTGGATTTGATACAATATGAAGTGATTGATAAATATTACAGTCAACCTCAAGTAATACCTTACTTATCCAAATTTTCGTTGAGTAGTTGCTTGCTCTTTATACATTTTCCACCATTATAGTTTGATTTTCTGAGTTTGCACTGCACTATAATATGCAATTACATATGTTTCCTCCTTTTCCATGACACTAAATTATCTCCAACTAAGATATAGCGTATCCAGGAATAGATCCTTATCACAGTGTGGTCCTGCTCATTCTACATTAATGTACTCAACACTCTTCTCTCCTCAGCCATTGTAGCGTTATCCTCTTGCTGGAGCAGGTATTTATATCAAAAGTTACTATAACTACATCTTGATGAGCATCACGAGAATCTAGAAGTAGCTTGTGATACTCACGGGTAGATAATATCAAGTTGAGTCATGGGGGGGTAGTTTGGCTCATCAAACAATCTTGTATCTTCCAGGATAAAGTGGGGTTTTTCAGATGTGGTTGAAATTTTCGTCCTGAAAATTTGGAAACAATAAACACTTACCAATTTTTTTAAGCGAAGAtcattagtattttattttttacaaaaaagaagaagagggtAACCAGTACAGAGGTGTTTGCTGCAATTGCCTACAAAGTTGCTGATAGATTGTAGCATTCTTTCACTTTTTATCTTTAAAGTTGTAGGCACTTGAATTGTGATTTTGTAATGCATGAAgctatatatttttatggacCATAACATGTATGGATCTGTTATATGTAGCATGATAAGCACTCAAAATGATAAAGCGTCAGCAagatgaaatatataaattaccCTTCTCTGTTCTTCTTGTGCAAGACTGGTTTGCTATTTTAACTGGGAGTATGATGTCCTCTTTATCTACTTGACAATAGTGACTGGAGCATCTTCAATGTTCTCAGCTTCAAATTCATGCTCCCCCAAAAGAGGCATGGACTGGTGATATGTTCTTGAAGTATAAATGTTGAAGATTGCATATTTACAGAGGAGCACTTATATGTCTAACTGCCACAGTGCAAATTGTTCTTCTTTGGTTTGTAGTTGAGATCATTTTGTATTTGCCTTGTTGCAATCTAGCCAGATTCATGATCTAATTTCTGGATGTTGTTAAGTTCTGGCTGATCGTTCGTCAATTACCTTTCCAGATTCATGATCTAATTTTACCAGAAATAGGAATTTTTCCTGATGTCTGCAGACAATAGACCTTCTCTATCTGTTTGCAACAGGTAGAAACTAGACCATCTACAATTCAACGTAGTGAATCACTGTGAACATGAGTTCACTTTGATTGACCACATCTGCCTCATTGGAAATTTTTGTTATATCTAGGAGTTTTTAACAATATGGTTGAAAGAGTTGCATGTCAATGTAGGAAGTGAATGATGGATTTTAGTAGTTTTAGATAACTCCTGATTTGCATTAAGAGACTAATTTGTTAGTATTGCGATGAAATAGATCTTATTACAATAGAATGGATATAGTAGATATACATAACCACCCCAGCCAGTTTGCAATCAAGGTGTGGTTGATTGATTGATGTTTGTTCTGTTTGAAGGCATTGGGCTAAAAGTTTTTTTGCCTGACATTTTCCTTTCCTTTCCCATGTTATACTTTTTTCCCCAAGCTTGCTCCTGTGCAGGTTTGTTTTTGAAgatttctgtttttcttttagTGCAGACGTTTTTGGATTGAGGTGGTCTTGTTTTTGTTTGTCCTTGCTAAATAAGCATATAATAAATTCTAATATTACTTGTTAGTGTTAATGTATTTTTtcctaatataatttttatgtgttatgcTTTCAGGCATTAGGTGCCAACTTAAGTGGCAGTGACTGCTGTTACATGGTAGTTTTTCAATATGGCTCGATTGTCTTGTTTAATGTTTCCGATCACGAGGTTGATGGATACCTGAAGATTGTCGAGAGACATGCTTCAGGGTTATTGCCGGAGATGAGAAAGGATGGTGAGTTTATGTGAGAATGATTCAAGCTACAAAATGCTTTATGAtgcattttaaatttgttatatagtatgttcatttttcttattcttttggaCAAAtgtttattattcttattctttcttttacTTCTGAAACCATCACTAATGGAACTACATATTTTTGAGGTAGTAAATGTTTTATGACAAggttgcatgttgatatcagGAATTTGGATTTGAGTTGGTTTTGTTTAAAAACAAGAAACACAAGTGACCTCTGGATCTTCAGTTCTGCTGCCAATTCTAACTTTTGCTTTCTCCTCAAAGGATTGACCGAGTAGAACTTTCTGGGAAAAAAGCAAAGAGAGAGACATTTTTACTTTCCCAGGGAGGGGTGGATGTGATTAGGAATTTAACAGTCAAATCAgcccccttttattttttttgggagaGATCCAAAtgacatttttcattcatatgctaaagttttttttttggcatcaatagtgactttattttcaatttcagacctccatttttttcttcttcttctaacatGCTGATTCAGGCCTGTTATAAATAGAACAGACAAATATTATGGAATTTCATGGAAGAATCTCTTCACTTCCTAAAACTCAGTTTCCCATTAATTGATGACCTCTCGGGGAAGTGTCACAAACTGAATAACACTCCTGTTAGGATTTGGAGtgcattttaattattttcctttatacTAATCAACTGAAGTGTGTGTCATACTGAGATTGCATGTTAGTTCTTGATCTAGCAAATTTTGGCTACTTGAAATAATTTTTCGTTATTAAGTACATTGGATAATTGTGTATCTAAATGATCATTCCCCGGGTTAACTCTCCTgggtggtttgcgagctattgcataggagagGGGGTTTTACCCTATggcgcacccaaagggtagaGGCTGCGAatttcccttgtcataaaaaaaatgtaactgaTCATTCCCTTATTTGTGTAGATTTGTGTTCTTAGTCCTTTTTGGAATCTAATATTTAAGTCATCTCATGTGTTTCTTTACCAACTTTGAGTGAGATTCAATTCTCTCATCTCTTTTAAGAACAAAAGTTTTCTGGACACTCACTGATGTCTATTTTGTGGAACTTTAGAATATGAGGTAAGAGAGAAGCCAACTTTGAGCACATGGATGCAAGGTGGATTGGACTACATAATGTTGCAATATATGAATATAGATGGTATCCGAACCATTGGAAGTGTTCTTGGTCAAAGTATTGCTCTTGATTATTATGTTCGCCAAGTAGGTGTCTTCCAACTTATATGTGATCAGCCTGAGAAGGTTCTTAGTTGTAGTAACTTTCTGACTAGTATCCTCTACCATTCCAGGTTGATGGAATGGTTGCAGAGTTTACGGACATCAATCGTGGAATGGAAAAGACTGGAACTTTCACAATGGAGAGAAAAAAGCTTTTCCAACTGGTTGGCAAGGCAAATTCTAATCTTGCTGATGTGATTCTTAAGCTTGGACTTTTTGAGAGGTATATTTGCATCTATTTAGCTATGTCatgaatttctttatttcttcttcctttttctgtTTCCCTATTATATCAATATTGTGATTTGGAAGAGTTGGTATAGAAATTAACTTTTTTCTATCTGGGAACTAGGGAACTTTTGTAAAGTGGAAGTGGCCTGGAAATGTGCTTTGTTTTTTTctaatacttattattatttcaatccAAGAACTGGGGGCCGTTTTTATGAGAAACAAAAGTTAATTGTTGACCCCAATTAGTCATTCATGTTCTGGAAAAAGTTTGTAACTTTTTCGTGTCTGCTCTTTCAATCTTTCTTCTTTTATAGttgaattcatattttgaaACAGGTAAGGTTGTATTCTTCAGTATTAAGTATTAAGGGCATGCTGGCCACCTCCAAAATGGAATATCATCAATTACAAGTCTCCTATTTGGTCTACTATCTGATCTATATCAACTGTACACAattgtttacaccaaaaaagtaAGGATTCAATGCAATTCCATTTCACTTTATGAATGAAATTGGGCCTATCCTCAAAAAATATACCACTTCTTTACAGCCATACTGACCACCATATGCATGATGGGACTAATCTCCACCATTTCTTCCGACTCTTACTACTACCTCCCCTCCTAATCCAACTACTTGATAGATCTGATGTGTGCTCTGGCATGGTCCAGATGTAACTTAATATGTTGAGGAAGAGATTCCACAACTGAGTGACTGAAGCCGCAACGTAGGAAGAGATGCTTGTTTGTCTCTCCTGTAGTGTTACACACAAAGCATCTAGGAACCGTCTCCCTTTCTTCTACAGAACTTCTTGAGTTAGACATGCCCTCTTAATCACTGGTCAAGTAAAGCATTTTACCTTGGTGGGGATGGTACTTTTCCAGAAATAGTTCCAATAGTAGAGAGtacaaaccccccccccccNNNNNNNNNNNNNNNNNNNNNNNNNNNNNNNNNNNNNNNNNNNNNNNNNNNNNNNNNNNNNNNNNNNNNNNNNNNNNNNNNNNNNNNNNNNNNNNNNNNNNNNNNNNNNNNNNNNNNNNNNNNNNNNNNNNNNNNNNNNNNNNNNNNNNNNNNNNNNNNNNNNNNNNNNNNNNNNNNNNNNNNNNNNNNNNNNNNNNNNNNNNNNNNNNNNNNNNNNNNNNNNNNNNNNNNNNNNNNNNNNNNNNNNNNNNNNNNNNNNNNNNNNNNNNNNNNNNNaaaccccccccccccacagcACCCTATTTGCCTCTATTGTGACAATGTTGCTTCCTCCTAGATTTCCAAGTAATGAGGCCACTCCGTCAATCTCCCAATCATTTAGTGTTCGTCTGAACTAGATGTTGTAATCCTGTACTGACCAGCACTCACTCACTCTGGCCTCAGTGTTACCACATATCTGAAAAACATCTGGACATTTCACTTTGAGTGGTGATTGATCAATCCATCCATCGTGTcaaaattttgtcttgtttCTATTGCCTATCTTAAAGCTAAGATTGGCTTCTCCATCAGTGGCCTCTGATTGTTCTCCAAACTCCCATACCATAAGGATCAGATGTCCTCATTCTGCAATCTGAGATTTCTGACCCCCAATCCTCCTCTTCCTTTATTCAGCATTACTGTTTTCCAGTTAACCAGGCAGTAACCCTTCCCTTCTTTGTTTCCATGCCAAAGAAAATCTCTTCTAAACTATTAAGTTTCTTCACAACTTGATGGAATTGGGAATAGGGACATCACATAAGTGGGTAATGCATCTAGGACAGAATTGATTAGGATCAGTCTACCACTTAAGGACAAGTACTGAGCCAATTGATTTGGATCAGTCTACCACTAAGGACAAGTACTGAGCCTTCCATTTGGAGAATTTCTGTTCTGTTCTTTCCAAGACGGTCTCCCAAATTTCTTAAGACATATGTTTGCTCTCCAGGGTCAACCCAAATAAGTTCTGGGTAAATGCTCTCTTTTGCATCCCAGGATGCTGGCCGTATCTTGAGTCTGGTGAGCCTCATTCACTGAGATTAAACTGCTCTTCCCCCAGTTAACAGTTAACTTTCAACCCTGCTACAGCTTCAAACAAGACAAGGATCACTCTAATATAGCTTATCAAATTCAGCCCCCAGTTAACATTTAACTTTCAACCCTGCTACAGCTTCAAACAAGACAAGGATCACTCTAATATAGCTTATCAATTCAGCCACTGGTTTACAAAAAATGATGGTGTCATCTACATACAACAGATAACCAACTTCCATCTCTCTCCCTACACTGTCCCCAACTTTGGACCCTCTGATCCATGTTTTTTTGAGCTGCTATTCTCATCATGCTATCAAGACTGCCATTGACAGAATGAAGAGGAAAGGAGAGATAGGATCACCCTGTCTCAAACAAACCCCTTTTGATGCTAAAAGAACCAATAAGTTCTTCATTCACAAGCACAGAGAACCTGACTATTTTAATGCAGTATTCTATCCACTTCACCATCTGTCTCCAGACCCCATTTTCCTGAGAATATTCAGTAAGAAAGCCCCAATTCACATGGTCATAAGCTTTTTGAATATCCAATTTACACATTATGCCTGGGACCCCACTCTTCAATCTTGAGTCGATGCATTCACTGGCTATGATGCTGCATCCATTATTTGtctatatttaatgaatgccATCTGGTGTTTGTTGGCCGATCTATCTATACTTTCTTTAGCCTCTGTGCCAATCATCTTGTGTTACACCCCCAACTAGGCTAATAGGTTTGAAGTTTTTTAGCTCCGAGGCTCCAGGCTCCTTTGGGGTCAGAGCAATGAATGTTGCATTGAAGCTTTTCTCAAAGACCTGATTTAAATGAAAGTTTTGGATGATGGTCTTCGTAGTATCTTCCTTCAGTAGATTCCAGAAATTCTAGAAAAACACCATTGGGAAGCTGTCTGATCCAGGTGATTTCTCCATAGCACATATATTCAAACACTCTAGTATCTCTTCCTCCTCAAAGGCTCTCTGCAGCCAGATCTGTTCCTCATCAGTACTTCTTGAAGACTCAtggagtctaaaattaggtctccCATTTTCAGACATAGATCTTTGTAGtagttttctttctaaaaaaaaaagacctttGTAGTAGTTTTGCACAACCTCCTTGATACTATCTAGATACTGGATAGTAGTACCATCCACTTCTAATTGCTCCATGCAGTTGAATCTCTTGTGAGAAGTTGCAGTTCTGTGGAAAAACTGTGTTCATATCCCCATGCTTTGACCATTGGACTTTAGACCTCTGCTTCCAGTcaatttcttcctttttgctACCTCTTCAAAATCTATGGTCAAATTGGCTTTTTGCAACAATTCATCATCTGTGAGAGGCCTCTCTTCTCGAATAGTTTCCCAATTTGATTTTATAGTTGGATCCTTTTGAATTTGGTTATATCATGAATTTCAGAACGACTTTTCAAGAAATTGATTTTAAGTGAAGAATTGACCTTTCTTGCAACTATTAACTTTCCCAATTTTAGTTGATCCAGTTTGATTGCTGCAGAGAAGAAAGATCATAGCATCAAgtataaacattttaaaaactagtatatatatatatacacatatatatacataggtAAATAAGCATGCCTAGTCTTAGTAATTCATTTTAGAATACCCTTAGCAGCCAAGGGCATGGCGTATTACTGGACTATAAAGGGGGTGCAAACTAGACTAGGGGTGTAAGTCCAAGCAGTGGCAAAAAATAGGTGATTTCTTCATGTATGCCTAAAGCCTTGGTGGATTGAGTGAAGCCAGTTGGTATTTGAAGTCTTGGTAGATGGAGTTATCTGGTATTTGATATTTTGGTAGATAGAGTTATCCGGTATTTGATTTGATGTCTTAGTGGTATGTTGCAGATACATATTACATAAATGAGGTATGCGCAAAGTGGCTCTCGtaccattattattattattattattatttttaaacatgTCTTTCTTGGAATTATTGATAATTTCTGTTTGACGTTGCGTGAATTCATTGTAAGGCAACACCTGGTTTTACATGTACAGTAGTTTTCTTGGTAGGTAACACTTTGTTTGCTCTGTATTTGGTATCATATGGaagtttcttttgttttcaGATCGGATATTGCATGGAAGGATGCGAAATATGCTCAAATTTGGGAATATCTCAGAGATGAATTTGAGTTGACTCAAAGATTTGCAAGCCTAGACTTTAAGCTGAAATTTGTTGAGGTATGGTATTCCATTCTTAATCAAAATCACTGAAGCTTCAAATTCCAAAGATAGATTGGTTGAGTTACATGAATTCTCTATAGTCAATTCGCCCTATTTGGttctaaattattctttttactGATTTACCTTAAACCAAGACTAGAGGTTCtttaaatgtcaaatttttCCTTGCCCTGACATGTTCCATGTTTGCAGCTCAACTGTTGAGTAAATGCAGTAGTTAACAATTTGATATTTGTGTGCAGCACAATATACGATTCCTTCAAGAAATTCTTCAAAATAGGAAGTCAGATTTCCTCGAATGGCTTATTATTATACTGATTGGTGCAGAGATCCTCATCTCGGTTTATGACATTGCCCATAAGTCATCAATCACTCTGTAGGTATAATAGAAACTTGATATATGGCATCGTACTCTATTATGGCGTGGAGTTTGTTGTACATAGGAAATCCTCAAACAATatatttatctatctatatgctATACGACACTTGTAAATGCATTATCACTTTGCACTAGGGGAAGTATACATCATTTAAGCTTGGTGCCTAGGAAATTGCATATTTGGTTAACTTTCtcctgtaatttttttttaaaaattgacttCTTGCTCATTTTTGTTTTGACAATGTGACGTTTTCCAAGTGTGAAttcttagggcccgtttggcctGCCATATGAAGTCATAATTTTGATTTcttgctctctctctctctctctctctctaatataaattaaaaacactTTAGT includes:
- the LOC107018188 gene encoding sporulation protein RMD1; its protein translation is MKSVTAIPSLNKAFQTLFTHSTTNPSLLHTLSRNLQNSHRPITLTFSLILRRQSYSLNQGFISSSKNPSYAVAKCLSSISSSPHTVDWDTVSCSEIAEAEELCLEREEDDDDASATAVKPYIPVRAFFFSTSVDLRSLVEQNKQNFIPPSSRMTNYVVLRFGDTKKAASALGANLSGSDCCYMVVFQYGSIVLFNVSDHEVDGYLKIVERHASGLLPEMRKDEYEVREKPTLSTWMQGGLDYIMLQYMNIDGIRTIGSVLGQSIALDYYVRQVDGMVAEFTDINRGMEKTGTFTMERKKLFQLVGKANSNLADVILKLGLFERSDIAWKDAKYAQIWEYLRDEFELTQRFASLDFKLKFVEHNIRFLQEILQNRKSDFLEWLIIILIGAEILISVYDIAHKSSITL